The genomic window GTCATAATCAGCTTTGAGGAGAATTGACAAAATCAAGAAAGATAATCATTAGGCCTTCTCACAGCGTGGTATAATGAAACTATAGTAGAGTAGTTTATTTCCAGAGAGGGACGAAATGAATTGAAACAACAAGTTTTTTTTATAGGAGTCATCTTACTAGCAGGGATGTTTTTAGTAAGTTGTCAGAATCATTCTGATGAGCGTATTCTTTATGTTGCACCAGATGGTGATGATCGAAACCCTGGTACAATGGATCAGCCATTGGTGAGCCTACAGGTGGCAGCAGAAAAAGCGACAGCTGGTACGACTGTTTTCGTTCGAGAGGGGACGTATGTGGAACCTCTTCTCATACAGCATAGCGGAACAGAAAAAAAGCCAATACGTTTTGAAGCGTATCAAGGAGAAGATGTTTTCCTAAGCGGTAAGGGGTTGGAAGACGACTTGGATGATGTGGCTTTAATTGAAATCGATGGTCATAGCTATATTACGATTGATGGCTTTACAATCGGAGACGTCACGACAAACCATGTTGACAAAACGGTAATAGGTATTTTGATTACTGGTGCAAGTCAACATATTGAGATCGTGAATAATACAATCCAAGGAGTCTCGACAACGGCTGTTGGAGGAAACGCTCATGGCATTGCCGTTTACGGAAATGAATCGATTACAGATATTCGGATTAACCAAAATACGCTAACAGATCTAAGGTTAGGGTTAAGTGAGGCATTAGTCGTGAACGGAGATGTCAGTCATTTTACCATTAACGACAATCACGTTTATGAAACAGATAACATTGGAATTGACGTGATTGGCTATGAAGGCATCGCCATAGATCAATCGAAAGACTATGCGCGTCATGGTATTATTCAAGGGAATGTTGTTCATCATAATTCTAGCTATGAGAATCCGAGTTATGAGAAGGATTATAGTGCTGGCGGAATTTATGTAGACGGTGGAAGTGATGTGTTGATACAAGGCAATAGGGTTTATCAGAACGATATTGGTATAGAAGCGACGTCTGAACATAAAGGCAAGTATGCAAATCACATAGACATCCTGAACAACGTGGTCTTTGAGAATAGCTATACTGGCATCGCCATAGGCGGGTATGATACAGAACGTGGAGGGACTACAAACACGGTTATTGCAGGAAATGTAGTGTCACATAACGATACAGTCGGGCTAGAGGGCGCACAACTTTTAGTGCAATACGATACGTTTTCAAACCGAATTGAACAGAATCAATTTAGTGCAAGCCAAACAGGTCTTTTTATTAGTAACGAATACGATGAAAATGAAAACATGTTCTTTAGTGAAAATGAATATGTGATACAAGAAGATGTTAAGGCTAGGTGGCTGTGGGAGAATAAGGACGTGGATTCACTGAAGGAATTCCAGCGCTTGACTGGGAGTGATCGTGGGGCTGTCTTTCGTGCTTTATAAAGGCGATGGATACACCACAGGTGACGAATAAGTAAGTACGAAAAAAGGCTATGAATGCATAGCCTCTTTTTCGTAGTACGATTAGTTTTGACGATGCCCATCGTCTAAATGCTTGGTTTCTCGTCTTTCTTTTTTTATAAAAAAGTAAGCCCAGTATAATGATCCAATAAATCCTGGCAAGGCTGCTACAAAAAATGCGCCTAAATACGTTATGGATTCAAATAATTGATCGTGCCAAATCAATCGCGATAGATAGAGCAGACCCACTCCAGTAATACCAGTTAGAACAGAGCCACCTATAGCAAATAGAATGAATACAACGGTTATGTGTCGTTTGCTCGTTTTCATATACAATCTCTTCCTTTGCGTTGATATTCTAGGATGTATGACTGTTAGACAACATTGACCTAGTAAGCACATGTCACTCAATCTGTTAAAAAGGGGAGTAGACGAAGATTGTGTTTATATGTGAATCGTTTGTTTCGTCAAGCGATTATGACGTTATCCATTTATAACCGTTACGAGCTAGAATAAAACTAAATGATTATTTTTAATCGTCCATTTATTTTGTGGGTATTCATTTTTAGGGACGTGAGCAGCTATTGAAAATGGATGATGTTTATACACCGCTTTTCAGGGAATTATAAGCGTATACCATTCAATAGGAGTGATCGATATGTTGGTTCGGAGAATTCTTGCTTCGGCTATAACAA from Shouchella hunanensis includes these protein-coding regions:
- a CDS encoding right-handed parallel beta-helix repeat-containing protein gives rise to the protein MKQQVFFIGVILLAGMFLVSCQNHSDERILYVAPDGDDRNPGTMDQPLVSLQVAAEKATAGTTVFVREGTYVEPLLIQHSGTEKKPIRFEAYQGEDVFLSGKGLEDDLDDVALIEIDGHSYITIDGFTIGDVTTNHVDKTVIGILITGASQHIEIVNNTIQGVSTTAVGGNAHGIAVYGNESITDIRINQNTLTDLRLGLSEALVVNGDVSHFTINDNHVYETDNIGIDVIGYEGIAIDQSKDYARHGIIQGNVVHHNSSYENPSYEKDYSAGGIYVDGGSDVLIQGNRVYQNDIGIEATSEHKGKYANHIDILNNVVFENSYTGIAIGGYDTERGGTTNTVIAGNVVSHNDTVGLEGAQLLVQYDTFSNRIEQNQFSASQTGLFISNEYDENENMFFSENEYVIQEDVKARWLWENKDVDSLKEFQRLTGSDRGAVFRAL